The genomic DNA TGTCCAAACAggtacacagttcaatccaccacagcCATACACTCACATGCATGAATAATTCAATATTGTCAACTATACACATGAATATATTCAACACCACAAGAAATCATTCAAATGAAAATTAAGCctattctttctctcctttagGAGAGTGAAGATTAAAAGTTACAATAGCAGATATTGGAGGTGTGGAGAAAAGAGATGGGTAAATGTGACTAGTATTGTTGTTTAGAATGTAAATTCCTGAAAAGTGTATAAAGTTATATTTGCAATTTGTATCCAAAACTCTGAATATATGGTTACTACTTTAAGTATAAAATTTATACTCTATTAACTTATGATAAATACACAATAAGTATGTATAGAAAATTTAGCAATATTGATATTCAGTACCTCATTTTACATtatagtaaaatattttctttaaccaATTATCCATTTTAGGAATTAACAGAGGTAGCATCTACTTTTTTTCAGCATCTCGTCATTTTATCCCAGATCtattaaataagagaaataacattttagctttatttttaaatttgcagaaTCGTATTTTTCAGCAGATGGTATATTCTACCAAATCTCATGTTTGTTGTGAGCCATGCTTTTATGAGTCCCAGCTGTTAACTGATAATATTTCACTGCTGAATCTATCATGTGTAATATAATTGCTCATTATGTGCCTTAAAACACCAACAATACAGTTATTTTCATCTTGGAGGAAATTAAAATCttatcagcatttaaaaaatctacAGTTGTCTCTCCTGGTTAATTACTTTAAACTTGTGTTTTGCTCTGTATATATTTAGTGAGTTGCACTGTCAAGAGGAAGAACTGAAGCTGATCATTCTTTTAGATTTTTCTCCATATACCTTGCAGGTGTGtgatagtttcatttttttttttttttttttttgagtttaaatgcatttttatttttagacaacCTACATgacatgtttttcttaaaaacaatgcCTCCGCTCCAAATAAATCAAGGTCAAAATAAATGAGTTCAAGATGGCATCAGTCCATCTGTCTAAGTCCTGGTATCGTGTGGATGACAAGCAGCAGCCAGTTATGATGACAGGTGATAGATCCAAGGAATTGCCAAGTTTGTTaacatttctccatttctaaaccatccttaaagaaaatcatatatgGGGTCACACCATCCTCACGGTAGTCCAGGAGAGCAACCATACCATCTGGATTCATGTTTTCACCAATATAGAACTGGTAGTTTTTGAAATTAGCAAGGATGTGCTTGACTTGTTCTGCAGCCCCTGTCATAAAAGGTTTTACTCTTTCTGGTCTCTGTTCTTCAAGTTTGCCTTTGATTGATTTCATGTAATCTTTGATATACTTTTTGTAGGCTTCTTTTGTGAAGCTAGTTTCCTGCAAGTGATGGTTCATGACAATATCAACACCGGTGACGACTGTGCTTTCGGTACCTTCACCCTCGGGGCCTTCAGCAGAGGCATTTCCACCAATGAGCGAGTCATCAATGCCACCCTCTGTCCTACTGACCATCTTCCCCTCCACCTCGAGGCACAGCCCGTCCGCGATCTCCCGGATCTTGTAAATGTCAGAGAACATCTCATCATGGCTGATGAGGTCCCGGTAGATGATCATGATGGCGGCTGGAGggaggcggcggcagcggcgcTGGCGTGGCGGGAGCCCGGAGCTCGGAGCGAGCGCGGAGCGGCCGGAGCGGCaccggggggaggggggagcggGCGGAAAAAAAGCTGATAgtttcattttgaagaatgttctttcatatcTAGCTTGCAAGGTGAGAATCCTTTTCAGTTCTATACAGCTGTGAGAGAAATAGCTGCAAAATATTACACTTTCATGGATATTGTTATTTGTGCTAGAGCTGAAATTGGTGAACTCAGTGGATTACTCAGTTGATTGATACTTGTTCTGAAATTCCAAATGAGAAAACTAGGTCTTGGGCTATTTTCTACTGCATAGCTCCAGTGATCACTGAGCATCACCTCATGAGACTCCAAGTGTGGAAAACTGTCTCTGTGGAAAATTGTAACTGGAAGGACAGACTTCATATCTGGACAGGAGAGTGATGTGGACTTGGTACTATCTGTGGTGGTCTCAGGCGATTTGTATCCCTTTCTTTTCTCAAGAAAACAACTAAACAATCTATAATCTGAGGAAAATGTGAAATGCTATGTATTAGTTGAAGCAAACAATAGAAATTTTGGTATAATTGATATTCCTATATAGATCTACATCCCAGAAACCAAATTCCTTTTGGTTCAACTATGAGTACGCTGGTTAAAGTGTAGGCTGAAATATTCGGTTGAAtctaagttaaaaagaaattttagaaattttaaattttaaattaaaaattttagaaatttttaatagaattttaaatgACTATCCTTGTCATCAGTGATATTTCATTTGGAAATCCTGATTGTCTACAGTTAAGATCACTGGGTTTCTTTCTTCATAGTCTTCACTGTGTTTCAAATTcatatatttactaattttaagTGGTTGGTTTTTGTCTACTGCAGTAAAACTTAAACTACCTGAGAACAGATTCTTTGTGTGTCTTCCATTCCTCTGTAGTCTCAGCACCCAGAAAAGAATATGGCACATAGTGTGTAATCGATAAATAGTTGTCAACTGACATATTGAGACCTCAGTAAATATATCTGAATTACTTGCACATCCCATATATCCCAGCTAAACTTCATGACAGTGGGACATTCCCTGTGCGCTCCCTAAGTTGGCAACCACATGTTATTCTCTAAGTTAATTCCTTTTTTTATCCCGCTTTGTATGTCaggtttttttctgtttatatttgttttttatatttttgtctgctgacttgtttttctttcttccctgctACACTCTAAATTATATGAGGGCAAGTTCATTACGCTATATTTAATGGCTAACATATAAACAATAAGTACTTTTGATCCATGAAatagttaataaataaatgattagttaatgaataaatgtttatctaaaactttattaaaatggTATTGCCAACCTCCATATAAGGGGAGTTTAGAAAAATTAAAGCTTCATGTAATCCCCAAAGGTCAAGTCATGCAATTACATTGGTTGAAGACAGCACATGGAAAATAGGGACCATTGCTCTCTTGGGTTTGAGAAACTTTCTGAATTTTGGCATAATGTTACTATTTGTGGAGGACGGGGGTAGAATAAAATTATCAAGAAatccagaaattattttaaatgaaatttgtaGTGAGAATGCTTCAGTAAATTGAGAATTTGCAATTTTATACAAAGGTagaagtactggtttcaaaataaatataaatgtatatattcttaTTAATCATTTGAGTGGAGGTTTGTAATCTCTCTAtataaaaaaatagcaaatatttccCCATATAGACTGTAAACTTAGTAAACTGGGATCTCTAGGCTATTTTAAGGTCAAGTGTGAAATAAACAAATTGGGTCAAGATATGAGTTGATGGCTATAGTAACCAAAATAATCTTTGAcctatgattttttattttgtttagtgcTACTTAGTTTTTCTTGTACACCTCTTGGATGTGATTGTtgcatttatttttgcctttagaATCTTATATAAAATGTTGAAAATCGAAATTTGAAAAACTTTGGAAGTTACAAAGGGATGAAAAGAGCCATTTAGTGATaattaatttagaaaaacatCCAAGTGAGAAAAACATATAATATTTTTGATTTTCTTGTAAGTTCTGCTTTAGGTGCATCCAACTTATTTCGGTCACTtgtgtttttagttttattacattccagaattttatcattttccttgTGACTTCTTTTCTCACTCACAAGTTATAAGATGTCTGGTCTGTGCTTTAATTTTCAACTATCTGGGCGCTACTCCAGATACCTTTCTTGTATTGAATTTTTATGTAATTACTTTTCGTCAATTCTTTACATTTATTGGTATTTGTCTTAGGACCAAGTATATGATGATGTATCATAGTAAAAGTTCCATGAGCTCTTGTGAAGAATGCATATTCTACCACTGTTGATtggagtgttcaataaatgtcagtttaGACCAGATGGGTGGTGGCACTGTTCATATGCCATATGTCCTTACTTATTTTATATCTACTTGTTCTATTGGTAGCTGAGATAGGAGTGTGGGTAACTCCAGTTACAatttttgatttgtttatttttcatttctggttggTTAGTTTAGCTGTGCCTACAAAATTTAGGACCATTACGTTTTCTTGAACACTTACCCCTTTATTATTATAACATGTCTCTTTTTATCCTTGGCATTATTTCTcattttgaagtctactttgctTGAAATTtagccatttgattttttttattattagtgcCTCCATGGTATAtctgtttccatcctttcatgtTTAATCTATTTGGGTTGCTTATAGACAGCATATGGTGCTTCCtgctcttttattctttctgacaaACTCTAGCTCTCAACGAGAATGCTTGAATGATTTACATTTAATCTAATTATGGATACAGCCAGATTAAAATCTACCATCTTCATATTTATTCTGAAATCTGTTCACATTAACTGGTCCCTTTAGGGATTAGTTGAATAAAATTTAGCATTCCACTTAATTTCCACTTTGAC from Choloepus didactylus isolate mChoDid1 chromosome 5 unlocalized genomic scaffold, mChoDid1.pri SUPER_5_unloc1, whole genome shotgun sequence includes the following:
- the LOC119524347 gene encoding translationally-controlled tumor protein, encoding MIIYRDLISHDEMFSDIYKIREIADGLCLEVEGKMVSRTEGGIDDSLIGGNASAEGPEGEGTESTVVTGVDIVMNHHLQETSFTKEAYKKYIKDYMKSIKGKLEEQRPERVKPFMTGAAEQVKHILANFKNYQFYIGENMNPDGMVALLDYREDGVTPYMIFFKDGLEMEKC